One stretch of Commensalibacter melissae DNA includes these proteins:
- a CDS encoding penicillin-binding protein 1A: MSSKNSDPSNTGNKYSNSIIKRPRYRIWRMLVGILAGLFLFILAGGGLFAWIKYEGAVQDLPTVEGLKNYAPPVMSRIYANNDRVMAELASERRLFVPITLIPDRVKNAFISTEDKNFYSHGGIDPLAIVRAVVQDMFRKTSGKRLVGASTITQQVARNMLLNNKRNLNRKIKEAILAIRIEQSLTKDQILEIYLNEIYLGDGAYGVAAAAQTYFHKNLDQLTVAEAAYLGGLPKSPYNYDLYHHPKAGLERRNFVLSRMLETGAISKEVLKQAMDEPLQVTQSVIRRGPLAGTQWFSEAVRRDLIDRYGMDKTMQGGLEVHTSLDLKNQNLATRLMQQALMKYDRQHGWRGAINHLNIEDGKEWSDLLARQKNPAGILDAWRVAIVLNSSTGKVGWLENKNEKLALLENKDVSWTKRSSHPLKMGDVVLIEPLANNGKVALRQVPLIEGALISVDVQTGRVLSMFGGWSFAESQFNRATQAQRQPGSSFKPIAYLAGMEQNIPPSQIFMDSPFSAGSWHPNNYEKTFWGPTALHNGLRYSRNLVTIRLAAQVGMNAISNLAIALGEVDSMPKVLPAVLGAVETTVFRHAGAYASIAAEGLLTKPTLIDYIQDRNGKVIWHSDVLKLEHSEDPDRLPLIIDHRKRVASAQSSYQIITMMEDVMKRGTGMSAARGIDRPLAGKTGTSQDFNDAWFAGFSPDVVTVVWFGFDQPKTLGKGMSGAVVAAPVWNEFMKNILANRPKLDFAKPEGVFLASYDTSKGSVTDAFKEGQTPGISINLNKGAATGELTAQDTGAENIPDSEESMDSNEGIVSPSNEGSEKKIGEKTGQSSSSGEGEDIGMGGLY; encoded by the coding sequence ATGTCTTCGAAAAATTCTGATCCGTCTAATACTGGTAATAAATATAGTAATTCAATTATAAAACGCCCCAGATACCGTATATGGCGGATGTTGGTTGGAATACTTGCAGGCTTGTTCCTTTTTATTCTTGCGGGAGGTGGATTATTTGCCTGGATAAAATATGAGGGAGCCGTACAGGATTTGCCTACTGTTGAGGGGTTGAAAAATTATGCCCCGCCTGTTATGAGCCGGATATATGCCAATAATGATCGTGTCATGGCAGAATTGGCATCAGAGCGGAGATTATTTGTTCCTATTACCCTTATTCCGGATCGGGTCAAGAACGCTTTTATCTCGACAGAGGACAAGAATTTTTATTCTCATGGCGGGATAGACCCCTTGGCAATTGTACGTGCGGTTGTACAAGATATGTTCCGTAAAACGTCAGGTAAGCGTCTGGTGGGGGCCTCAACGATTACGCAACAGGTTGCGCGTAATATGTTGCTTAACAATAAGCGGAATTTGAATCGCAAGATTAAGGAAGCTATCTTGGCAATTCGAATTGAACAATCCCTGACCAAAGATCAAATTCTGGAAATTTATTTAAATGAAATTTATCTTGGTGATGGTGCCTACGGGGTTGCTGCGGCCGCACAAACTTATTTTCATAAAAATCTTGATCAGCTGACCGTGGCAGAAGCGGCCTATCTCGGTGGATTGCCGAAGTCTCCTTATAATTATGATCTTTATCATCATCCAAAAGCAGGGCTGGAACGTCGTAATTTCGTTTTGAGCCGTATGCTAGAAACTGGTGCAATCAGCAAAGAAGTCTTGAAACAGGCAATGGATGAACCTCTGCAAGTGACACAATCTGTTATAAGACGTGGACCTTTGGCAGGAACACAATGGTTTTCCGAGGCTGTAAGGCGTGATCTGATAGATCGCTATGGAATGGATAAAACAATGCAGGGTGGTTTGGAAGTTCATACGAGTTTGGATCTGAAAAATCAAAATCTAGCAACAAGGTTAATGCAGCAGGCATTAATGAAATATGATCGGCAACATGGTTGGCGAGGTGCAATAAATCATTTAAATATTGAAGATGGAAAAGAATGGAGTGATTTGCTAGCCAGACAAAAAAATCCTGCCGGGATATTGGATGCATGGCGTGTTGCCATTGTTTTGAATAGTAGTACGGGAAAAGTTGGATGGTTGGAGAATAAGAATGAGAAATTGGCTTTATTAGAAAATAAGGATGTAAGTTGGACAAAGCGTTCTTCTCATCCATTAAAAATGGGAGATGTTGTTTTAATTGAGCCTTTGGCTAATAATGGTAAAGTCGCCTTGCGTCAGGTTCCTCTGATAGAAGGTGCGTTAATTTCTGTTGATGTTCAGACAGGCCGCGTTTTATCCATGTTTGGTGGATGGTCATTTGCTGAGTCACAGTTTAATCGAGCAACACAAGCTCAACGACAACCAGGCTCTTCTTTCAAACCCATAGCTTATCTGGCGGGGATGGAACAAAATATTCCGCCATCTCAGATTTTTATGGATTCCCCTTTTTCAGCAGGTAGCTGGCATCCAAACAACTATGAAAAAACATTCTGGGGACCAACAGCGTTACATAATGGCTTACGTTATTCAAGGAATTTGGTCACCATTCGTTTGGCCGCTCAAGTCGGGATGAATGCTATTTCAAATTTGGCAATTGCATTAGGTGAAGTAGATTCAATGCCTAAGGTTTTACCTGCCGTTTTGGGTGCTGTGGAGACAACGGTTTTCCGTCATGCTGGTGCCTATGCAAGTATTGCGGCAGAGGGGTTGTTAACAAAACCAACCTTAATTGACTATATTCAGGATCGGAATGGAAAGGTAATCTGGCATTCAGATGTCTTGAAGTTGGAACATTCGGAAGATCCAGATAGGCTTCCCCTTATTATTGATCATCGTAAACGTGTTGCATCAGCTCAAAGTTCCTATCAAATTATAACCATGATGGAAGACGTGATGAAACGTGGAACCGGTATGTCGGCAGCGCGTGGGATAGATCGTCCACTTGCCGGCAAGACAGGAACTAGTCAGGATTTTAATGATGCGTGGTTTGCAGGATTTTCACCGGATGTCGTGACAGTAGTATGGTTTGGGTTTGATCAGCCAAAAACATTGGGAAAAGGTATGTCTGGCGCTGTTGTTGCCGCGCCAGTTTGGAATGAATTCATGAAAAACATTCTGGCTAATCGTCCCAAACTTGATTTTGCAAAACCAGAAGGTGTTTTTCTAGCAAGTTATGATACGAGTAAAGGAAGTGTAACCGATGCTTTCAAGGAAGGACAAACCCCGGGAATTAGCATCAATTTGAATAAGGGGGCAGCAACGGGTGAGTTGACAGCCCAGGATACAGGAGCTGAAAATATACCTGATTCTGAAGAGTCCATGGATAGTAATGAGGGGATTGTATCTCCATCTAATGAAGGAAGTGAAAAAAAGATTGGTGAAAAAACAGGTCAATCTTCATCTTCAGGTGAAGGGGAAGATATAGGTATGGGTGGATTATATTAA
- a CDS encoding aldo/keto reductase codes for MQSIDAALAGNFQFDHQIKINRMGFGAMRIVGKGVWGEPENRKEVIATLYRTLELGINFIDTADSYGPFISEELICEALYPYPKNLLIGTKGGHTRHGPDIWRPIGSPDYLRQCVLMSMRRLKLDQIRLWQLHRVGEDTFPELQFEAIAKMQQEGLIGHIGLSAVSVGMIKRASKFFKVASVQNKYNLVNRESEAVVDFCDENNIAFIPYAPLEQGVKFTGPVLEEIMNKKHASARQIALAWLLKRSKIIVPIPGTGSVQHLEENTAAVNVNLTDDEWTKLDLEGKKIWDKQKKSAKLYL; via the coding sequence TTGTTGGTAAAGGTGTATGGGGGGAACCTGAAAATCGTAAGGAAGTTATTGCAACTTTATATCGTACGTTAGAATTGGGGATTAATTTTATCGATACGGCAGATAGCTATGGTCCTTTTATCAGCGAAGAATTAATTTGCGAAGCACTTTATCCTTATCCGAAAAATTTATTGATTGGCACAAAAGGGGGGCACACTCGGCATGGGCCGGATATTTGGCGACCCATTGGCAGTCCAGATTATTTACGTCAATGTGTTTTAATGAGTATGCGTCGTCTAAAACTGGATCAAATCCGTTTATGGCAATTGCATCGTGTGGGGGAAGATACTTTTCCGGAATTACAGTTTGAAGCTATCGCCAAAATGCAGCAGGAGGGATTAATCGGTCATATTGGGTTATCTGCCGTATCTGTAGGGATGATTAAACGTGCGTCAAAATTTTTCAAGGTTGCTTCCGTTCAGAACAAATATAATCTGGTTAATCGGGAATCAGAAGCCGTTGTTGATTTTTGTGATGAAAATAATATCGCTTTCATACCTTATGCACCTTTGGAACAGGGGGTGAAATTCACTGGTCCTGTTCTTGAAGAAATTATGAACAAAAAACACGCCTCAGCCCGTCAGATAGCGTTGGCCTGGCTATTAAAACGTTCAAAAATCATTGTTCCCATTCCCGGAACGGGTTCCGTTCAACATTTAGAGGAAAATACAGCAGCGGTGAATGTTAATTTGACGGATGATGAATGGACAAAACTTGATTTGGAGGGGAAAAAGATTTGGGATAAACAAAAAAAATCTGCAAAATTATATTTGTAA
- the prfB gene encoding peptide chain release factor 2 (programmed frameshift), which yields MSAESDTLQQTIEQSLELLRRHLDWDTAKDRLAELNNRIEDPNLWDDAENAQKIMQERTGLANQIERVERLEQDCKENLDLIALAEQDNDMEIVQDALQQLQSMEKEVKRLELESLLSGEADRNDCYLEVNSGAGGTEAQDWAEMMLRMYTRWAEQHGYKVTMLESTEGEQAGIKSATLQISGINAYGWLKTEAGVHRLVRISPFDSAKRRHTSFASVWVYPVIDDSIDIEVNESDLKIDTYRASGAGGQHINKTESAIRITHVPTGIIVACQTDRSQHRNRATAMEMLKARLYELELKKREEEAAQTEANKTDIGWGHQIRSYVLAPYQLVKDLRTDVEKTNPDAVLDGDLDDFMAAALALRVGATRSEASAKAT from the exons ATGTCTGCGGAGAGTGATACACTCCAACAAACAATAGAGCAGTCTTTAGAACTGCTGAGGAGGCATCTT GACTGGGATACAGCTAAAGATCGTCTAGCCGAGTTAAATAACCGCATTGAAGATCCCAATCTATGGGATGATGCGGAAAATGCGCAAAAGATTATGCAGGAAAGAACAGGGCTTGCCAATCAAATTGAGCGGGTTGAACGGTTGGAGCAGGATTGCAAGGAAAATCTTGACCTAATTGCGTTGGCTGAACAGGACAATGACATGGAAATTGTTCAGGATGCCTTGCAACAATTGCAATCAATGGAAAAAGAAGTTAAACGTCTTGAATTGGAAAGTTTACTTTCTGGTGAAGCCGATCGGAATGACTGTTATCTGGAAGTGAATTCCGGGGCAGGAGGCACGGAAGCGCAGGATTGGGCTGAGATGATGTTAAGAATGTATACACGTTGGGCTGAACAACATGGTTATAAGGTAACCATGTTGGAAAGTACTGAAGGGGAACAGGCGGGTATAAAATCGGCAACATTGCAAATAAGCGGGATAAATGCCTATGGGTGGCTGAAAACTGAAGCAGGAGTTCATCGCTTGGTTCGTATTTCGCCTTTTGATTCCGCTAAAAGGCGTCATACATCTTTTGCTTCTGTTTGGGTTTATCCAGTTATAGATGATTCAATTGATATTGAAGTAAATGAATCAGATTTGAAAATCGATACGTATCGTGCATCGGGTGCTGGCGGACAGCATATCAATAAAACGGAATCAGCCATAAGAATTACCCATGTTCCAACAGGAATTATTGTCGCTTGTCAAACGGATCGATCACAACATCGTAATCGGGCAACAGCAATGGAAATGTTGAAGGCCCGTCTATATGAATTGGAATTAAAAAAACGCGAGGAAGAGGCGGCACAGACAGAAGCCAATAAAACTGATATAGGTTGGGGTCATCAAATCCGTTCTTATGTTTTGGCACCCTATCAATTGGTGAAAGATTTGCGAACGGATGTGGAAAAAACCAATCCAGATGCTGTTCTGGACGGTGATCTGGATGATTTCATGGCAGCGGCACTGGCTTTAAGGGTGGGGGCAACACGTTCAGAAGCAAGTGCGAAAGCAACATAA